The following are from one region of the Paenibacillus sp. KS-LC4 genome:
- a CDS encoding gluconokinase, translating to MSNYVMGLDIGTTSVKACLFDRIGNIITEAELMIVTDYPQQGWAQQDAAAIERLAVQAVREAVTKAKLAKEQIIAVGFSAAMHSLLPVSEEGKPLSAAFIWADGRGTEQADQMTVETRNRLYAKTGTPIHPMTPFLKLLWMREVQDEAYQQASYFMSIKEYIIYCWFGKRLIDYSMASATGLFNPTTLEWDKELLKLAGVQTEQLSELVPPTTVLGEPMDDLAERMGLAPSVSFVIGAADGQLSNLGTGALLAGEVAVTVGTSGAIRQFTNEAKVSPGGETFCYSFTSDSYIIGGPTNNGGIALQWLKQLLNDTGSYESFLEEADQAPPGAEGLLFLPFINGERAPLWNQRARGNFYGMTMSHTKAHYVRAVLEGITFNLFQISQALEKLAGPPKQIYVSGGLARSPIWLQMMADVFDTSICVSENHHSAAWGAAWTALVGMKEEKRFEDIKNNIPMSDAVLPIRKNAMKYEEIYERYAELAARIVPLF from the coding sequence ATGTCTAACTATGTAATGGGACTGGATATCGGAACAACAAGCGTGAAGGCATGCCTATTCGACCGAATCGGAAATATCATTACTGAAGCGGAATTGATGATCGTTACGGATTATCCTCAGCAGGGCTGGGCGCAGCAGGACGCCGCTGCGATTGAACGGTTAGCTGTTCAAGCTGTAAGGGAGGCTGTGACCAAGGCGAAGCTTGCTAAAGAGCAGATCATTGCAGTCGGCTTCTCTGCTGCCATGCATTCATTATTGCCTGTAAGTGAGGAGGGAAAGCCGCTTTCTGCCGCATTCATTTGGGCGGATGGCAGAGGAACAGAGCAAGCTGACCAGATGACGGTAGAGACACGAAACCGGTTGTATGCGAAGACCGGAACACCTATTCATCCGATGACACCTTTCCTGAAGCTGCTGTGGATGAGGGAAGTACAAGATGAAGCCTATCAGCAAGCTTCGTACTTCATGTCGATTAAGGAATATATTATTTATTGCTGGTTTGGGAAGCGCTTAATCGACTATTCGATGGCTTCTGCTACAGGCTTGTTTAATCCAACGACTTTAGAATGGGATAAGGAGCTATTGAAGCTTGCAGGTGTCCAGACAGAGCAGCTGTCCGAGCTTGTACCTCCAACGACCGTATTGGGAGAGCCGATGGATGATCTCGCGGAGCGAATGGGATTAGCTCCATCTGTATCCTTTGTTATCGGAGCTGCTGACGGTCAATTGTCCAATCTGGGAACTGGAGCGCTATTGGCAGGCGAGGTGGCTGTAACCGTTGGAACGAGTGGAGCAATTCGGCAATTTACGAATGAAGCGAAGGTCAGTCCAGGCGGGGAGACGTTCTGTTATTCCTTCACTAGCGATTCTTATATTATTGGCGGGCCAACGAACAATGGCGGCATTGCGCTGCAATGGCTAAAGCAATTGCTGAACGATACAGGCAGCTACGAAAGCTTCTTGGAAGAAGCGGATCAAGCTCCCCCCGGGGCTGAGGGGCTTTTATTCCTGCCTTTTATTAACGGTGAGCGGGCTCCGCTTTGGAATCAGCGAGCTAGAGGCAACTTCTACGGCATGACGATGTCGCATACGAAAGCTCATTATGTAAGAGCCGTGTTGGAAGGCATTACGTTCAATTTATTTCAAATCTCCCAAGCGCTTGAGAAGCTAGCGGGTCCTCCTAAGCAAATTTATGTAAGTGGTGGTTTGGCTCGATCTCCCATTTGGCTTCAAATGATGGCTGATGTATTCGATACGTCGATTTGTGTATCAGAGAACCATCACAGCGCAGCATGGGGAGCAGCATGGACTGCTTTGGTTGGAATGAAAGAAGAGAAGCGTTTTGAAGATATTAAAAACAATATTCCAATGAGCGATGCTGTGCTCCCCATTCGCAAGAACGCCATGAAATATGAAGAGATTTATGAGCGGTATGCAGAATTGGCAGCACGTATCGTGCCTTTATTCTGA
- the larE gene encoding ATP-dependent sacrificial sulfur transferase LarE, giving the protein MAMDKYVVLQSILQEMGSVVVAFSGGVDSTFLLKAAVDTLGEQHVLAVTADSETYPTSELKEAQQLAALIGVRHEIISTSELAIPGYSENNKNRCYFCKSSLFDHLLPLLEERGFANIVYGVIADDMNEHRPGMQAAKERGVRGPLLEAGLFKAEIRELSSSFGLPTWDKPSFACLSSRIAYGETITNEKLQKVERAEAYLKSLHIRQVRVRTHKDIARIEVEASDMAAVLLNHQTIVERLQSYGYKFVTLDLLGYQSGSMNKSLNLEAEASLDL; this is encoded by the coding sequence GTGGCTATGGATAAATATGTTGTCCTGCAAAGTATATTGCAAGAGATGGGATCGGTTGTCGTAGCATTCTCAGGAGGCGTTGATAGCACATTTTTACTTAAGGCTGCCGTAGATACGTTGGGTGAGCAGCATGTACTCGCCGTTACGGCCGATTCTGAAACGTATCCGACAAGCGAGTTAAAGGAAGCTCAGCAGTTAGCGGCGCTTATTGGGGTACGTCACGAGATTATATCAACCTCTGAGCTCGCGATTCCCGGCTATTCCGAAAATAATAAAAACCGTTGTTATTTCTGTAAGAGCAGTCTATTCGACCACCTGCTTCCTCTTCTTGAGGAGAGAGGATTCGCCAATATTGTATATGGCGTAATCGCAGACGATATGAATGAGCATCGTCCGGGTATGCAGGCTGCCAAGGAAAGAGGCGTCCGTGGGCCCTTATTGGAAGCGGGCTTGTTCAAGGCTGAGATTCGCGAGCTTTCCAGCTCCTTTGGATTGCCGACATGGGATAAGCCTTCCTTCGCATGCCTATCGTCTAGAATTGCGTACGGGGAGACGATTACGAATGAGAAGCTGCAAAAGGTGGAGCGTGCTGAAGCCTATTTGAAATCGCTTCATATTCGTCAGGTTCGTGTAAGGACACATAAGGATATTGCTCGAATTGAAGTCGAAGCCAGTGATATGGCAGCGGTACTGCTCAATCATCAAACAATCGTTGAGCGCCTACAGTCATATGGCTATAAATTTGTTACTTTGGATTTGCTTGGCTATCAGAGTGGAAGTATGAACAAGTCTCTTAATCTGGAAGCTGAAGCTTCACTCGATTTGTGA
- the larB gene encoding nickel pincer cofactor biosynthesis protein LarB has protein sequence MLESILKQVQDGSMSIEDALKQMAPFENLGFAKVDHHRKKRQGFPEIIYGENKSVDHIIGIAQSLQEQNNEVLVTRITEEKADAIRSIRPDFIYDGTSRLLYWKRDEPLRIERQGYIAVIAAGTSDISVAEEAAVTAEVLGSKVHRIYDVGVAGIHRLLHHAEEIQQATVSVVVAGMEGALASVVGGLVSHPVIAVPTSVGYGASFNGLSALLTMLNSCASGISVVNIDNGFGGGYNAALIHQLIHKGER, from the coding sequence ATGCTAGAAAGCATTCTAAAGCAGGTACAGGATGGAAGCATGAGTATTGAGGACGCTCTGAAGCAAATGGCACCGTTCGAAAATCTCGGCTTTGCCAAGGTTGACCATCATAGGAAAAAACGACAAGGGTTCCCCGAAATTATATATGGCGAGAACAAGTCTGTAGACCACATTATTGGCATTGCTCAATCGCTGCAAGAGCAAAACAATGAGGTGCTTGTGACACGAATTACTGAGGAGAAAGCCGATGCGATTAGAAGTATACGTCCAGATTTTATCTATGACGGTACGTCTCGCCTTCTGTATTGGAAACGCGACGAGCCATTACGCATCGAACGACAAGGGTATATAGCCGTAATCGCAGCTGGAACTTCCGATATAAGCGTTGCGGAGGAGGCGGCAGTTACAGCAGAGGTGCTTGGGAGTAAGGTGCATCGTATTTATGACGTTGGAGTTGCCGGAATTCATCGTCTTCTTCATCATGCTGAGGAAATTCAGCAAGCGACGGTTTCTGTTGTTGTAGCCGGAATGGAGGGTGCGCTTGCGAGTGTAGTAGGCGGCTTAGTATCGCATCCCGTCATTGCCGTTCCAACAAGCGTTGGGTACGGAGCAAGCTTTAACGGTTTGTCGGCATTGCTTACTATGCTCAATTCTTGTGCTTCAGGCATTAGTGTCGTCAATATTGATAACGGCTTCGGTGGCGGCTACAACGCTGCGCTTATCCATCAACTCATACACAAAGGGGAACGCTGA